The DNA window ATCTAGATCAACTTTAATAGGTTTTTCATTGTTAGCAATATACCAAGCCGTTGTAAAGATTAGTTTGGTGCGTTTTTGTAATAAGGGAAAGTTTATTTTTTCTGCAGTATCTGTAGGTTCGTGATAGTCATCATGAGTTCCATTAAAATAAAAAATGACTGGCACACCATTTTGAGCGAAGTTATAATGATCTGATCTGCTGTAATATTGATTTGGATCGCTATCGCTATTAAGGCGATAATCTAATTCAAGTTTAGTGAAATTCTCATTAGCAGATTCTGATATATAATGAAGTTCTGTACTCAATCGATCTGAGCCAATTAAATAAATATAATTTGGATTGTCTTCATGTGAATCATCAACACGACCTATCATATCTATATTAAGATTTGCAATGGTATTATGCAATGGAAATACGGGGTGTTTTGTATAGTACCTTGAGCCTGTTAAGTCAACTTCTTCTCCAGTAAAGTGTAAAAAGACTATACTTCGTTTAGGAGCGAACCCTTCATTTTCGGCCTTTTTAAAAGCTTGAGCCATTTCTAGCATTGCTGCTGTTCCTGAACCATTATCGTCAGCACCATTATAAATGAATTTTTCTGTAAAACCTTCATGGTCTGAATGGCCAGAAATGATTAATACTTCATCAGGATATTCTGTGCCTTTAATATAAGCGATCACATTTGGGGAACTTTTTATGCCATTATCAAAAAATGACTCAGGAACAATTTGATAGTAATTATCAGTTCCTAAAGGTGATGCAATTCCTTCTTTTATATAGTAGTCTTTTAAATAGTTTGCAGCTTTATGATGTCCAGGTTCGCCAGCTCTTCGACCTTCAAATTCATCAGAAGAAAATTTATATACATGTGTGTTAAGTTCAGCTACAGTAATCGTATTTGCATAATTATTAATGATATTAGCATCAGTAAAAACGATACTATCTTTAATATTCTGCAATTTTTTGGTGTGACTTAATGTAGCGCAAGAACCAACAAGTGTGAGTGCTGAGGCAACTATGAGGGCTTTCATGTATTTAATTTCTATTTATAAAAAAATAGAGTTATATCGATATCACTCTAATTTTCAGTCAAATAAAATAAAAAAAAAGATAATATAGAAGTTTTGAACTTGTTTAATTTTAAAATAAAATTATTCAAAGTCTACCTCGTCTAATTCTAGGTCGTTAAGTTCTTCAATAGCTTCTTCTTCAGATTCATTTTCCTTTTCTTGTAATTCTTCAGTATTGCCTACTTCCGCAGTATTAAAAACGGACTTATATGTTGTAACCACTAATGCAATAATGGTTAATAAAAAAATGAGCTGAATTGATTTTTTTGAATCTTTTTTTTCTTTAGATAAATTGATGGCTAGAATTCCTATAATTAAAGCGACAACACCTGGTATATATGCAATTTTGGATAAAGGTGTAACTGCAAGAATTACAGCTAAAATGGCAGAAATAAATCCTAATACAATTACTAATTTTTTCATAATCATTTAATTTTTTAACCCAGTTGCGGATTTAATTTTAAGTTCACCACTACCAACTGCAATTTTAAACTTAGCGTATACTGGAATTTTATTAGCATCAGCTGTTAGCCATAAAAGGTTATCATTGTTGCCTTTAAGAACATTGCTGTTGTTGATAGAAATTGCCAATTTGTAACATTCTTTGCTTCCTAGATTAGTTTGTAAAGTTTCCTTTTTAAGATATTTAACATTAATTGAAAACTCTTCATTATCAAAAATGATTTTGAATACTTGACTATCACCAGGATTTGCTTTGTGAATATCTAGATTTCTAATATTATAAATTGTACTTATTAAGTCTTTGGTTGAAGCGTTGATAGGTACGTTTTTTTTCTGTTCCCATGTTGTTCCATCACCTCTTTTTTTACGTTTGATACTTTCGACAGTATTAGTCTTGCGTTTAAATTTATATTGTATAAATTTTTCATAACCACCTTCGTTAATATCTCTTTTGTACAGATATGGTGTCAAGCTTTTCGGGCTAACATAGCTTTCGTATAAATCACGAATTTTAAAAAAACTATCCCATTTGCTATAGGTTGCAGCTGTACATTTTAAACGCAATAATGTAGACTTCGATGTCTTTACTTCACTTGTTTCTAAAGTGACTTGAGCAAGTTCTGTAAGAAGACCAGACATGTTATAAGATGCACTAAACGTAAGGTTCTCGTTTGTACCAATTGCCTTATTTTGAGATTGGGATAAAGTAAAAACAAAAAGTGAAATAATTAAAAGGATGTATTTCATGAGTACGGTTTTGTTTAATAACGATACATTCAACATTTATTGTGCCAAATGTAAGACTGAAATTTTAGATATGGAAATTTGAACTTTTAAGTATTGGTATAAATGAAATTGATTTAAGAAGAATTATGATCAAGTAATCTCAAACATATGATATTATTAAATTTTTAATCTATAATTATCTTTTTGGATAAGTTCATACTAAGAGATGTTATTTTAATAAAGTATACTCCTAAATTAATATGTGACAAATCTATTTGTTGATTGTTTTCATTTGTTTTTAGCTGATTGGACATAATTAAACGACCATGAATGTCGTACAACTGTAATTTAGTAGGCATTAAAACTAGTCCTTTAATATGTAAAATTTTAGGTGACGATGTATTATAAATCACCAAACTATTTAATTCGTTATCTGTCGTTGATAAGAGATCATTTTGAAAATGTAAAAAGAAACGTCCAACATCGCTAAGATTTGAATTAGTAGTAAAGGAATAATTAGATGTGTTTAAAAAAGTAAAAGTATTTGTTACATTATCTTCAAGATAAATATTTATATTTTCATCTAAAGTTGTATTAGTAATATTTAAAGTTATTTGTTGTCCTTCCGTAGCATTAACACCTAGAGGAATTGTAAGATTGTTGTTAAGATCAGTTGAATTTAAAGATTGTATAGCAAAATCAATTCCTTGATTATTATTTACTAATTGAGAATATATAGCAAAACTAGGAGCTGAATCACCAAATACACTAGCATCATATCCAGAATCTAAACCTAAAGTTGCATTGTCTGTGAAATAAAAATCTGTGGTATAAGTATTTGTATTAGTACTCGCACTCAGTTTTAAATAGGTTAATTCACTATTTCGTCCTAAAATAAAATCATCAGCTGTTCCAAGAGAACGCATAGCTGGAGTAAATTCTAAATCATAAAGTGGAGCATTAATTGCATCAGCACTTACAAAAAATCCTTGTCCTGGGGCAATAACAGTTGAAGCAGTTGTAGTTGCTAAATTATAAACAATCCGCCCATTTGAAGAATTACCATCATATCCATAAATAGCAGCAGTATTAGTATCAAATAAATTAATGTTAGTAACACCAGAGCTAACTTCATGATTAAGAAAACCTTGAACGTTAATATAAGAAGAGTATGGGTTACCAATAAGGTTCCATTTAGATTCAATAGGTCCAGAATTTACTAGACCTACATTAACATTACTTGAAACCACTTTTCCTGAAAATGTAAATGTTGTTCCGTATAATCCGTCTTCAGCCTCATCTCTAGCGGTTCGGTAGCCAACACCACTACTTAAATTTGTTGTTAATTCAGGAGATCCAGAGGCTATCGAAAAGGTTTGATAAGTTCCTGTCGTTTTGTTAAAAGGCCCAAATAGTTTTTGATCTGTATTGTTAGGATTCTCGTAAATATTTGGATTTAATTGAGCAAAATCACCAAAGGTTTGACCAGAAACAGGAGAAGAAATTAAGTCATTACCTGACGTTCCATTATAGCCATTAATGTGTCTTTTGTAATTTACTTCGCCAAAAACTTCACCTTCTACAATGAGGCTTGAATATTGAGTTGATTGTGAATTTAAGTTTATT is part of the Psychroserpens ponticola genome and encodes:
- a CDS encoding DUF3108 domain-containing protein, whose protein sequence is MKYILLIISLFVFTLSQSQNKAIGTNENLTFSASYNMSGLLTELAQVTLETSEVKTSKSTLLRLKCTAATYSKWDSFFKIRDLYESYVSPKSLTPYLYKRDINEGGYEKFIQYKFKRKTNTVESIKRKKRGDGTTWEQKKNVPINASTKDLISTIYNIRNLDIHKANPGDSQVFKIIFDNEEFSINVKYLKKETLQTNLGSKECYKLAISINNSNVLKGNNDNLLWLTADANKIPVYAKFKIAVGSGELKIKSATGLKN
- a CDS encoding M28 family peptidase, with the protein product MKALIVASALTLVGSCATLSHTKKLQNIKDSIVFTDANIINNYANTITVAELNTHVYKFSSDEFEGRRAGEPGHHKAANYLKDYYIKEGIASPLGTDNYYQIVPESFFDNGIKSSPNVIAYIKGTEYPDEVLIISGHSDHEGFTEKFIYNGADDNGSGTAAMLEMAQAFKKAENEGFAPKRSIVFLHFTGEEVDLTGSRYYTKHPVFPLHNTIANLNIDMIGRVDDSHEDNPNYIYLIGSDRLSTELHYISESANENFTKLELDYRLNSDSDPNQYYSRSDHYNFAQNGVPVIFYFNGTHDDYHEPTDTAEKINFPLLQKRTKLIFTTAWYIANNEKPIKVDLDS
- a CDS encoding FUSC family protein; this translates as MKKLVIVLGFISAILAVILAVTPLSKIAYIPGVVALIIGILAINLSKEKKDSKKSIQLIFLLTIIALVVTTYKSVFNTAEVGNTEELQEKENESEEEAIEELNDLELDEVDFE